From one Staphylococcus kloosii genomic stretch:
- the rpoB gene encoding DNA-directed RNA polymerase subunit beta, producing the protein MAGQFVQYGRHRKRRNYARISEVLELPNLIEIQTKSYEWFLEEGLLEMFRDISPIEDFTGNLSLEFVDYRLGEPKYDLEESKNRDTTYAAPLRVKVRLIIKETGEVKEQEVFMGDFPLMTDTGTFVINGAERVIVSQLVRSPSVYFNEKLDKNGRTNYDATIIPNRGAWLEYETDAKDVVYVRIDRTRKLPLTVLLRALGFSTDQEIIELLGDNEYLRNTLEKDGTENTDQALLEIYERLRPGEPPTVENAKSLLYSRFFDPKRYDLASVGRYKANKKLHLKHRLFNQKLAEPIVNAETGEIVAEEGTVLDRRKIDEIMDVLESNANSEVYELEGTVIDEPVEIQSIKVYVPNDEEGRKTTVIGNAFPDSEVKCITPADIIASMSYFFNLLSGIGFTDDIDHLGNRRLRSVGELLQNQFRIGLSRMERVVRERMSIQDTDSITPQQLINIRPVIASIKEFFGSSQLSQFMDQANPLAELTHKRRLSALGPGGLTRERAQMEVRDVHYSHYGRMCPIETPEGPNIGLINSLSSYARVNEFGFIETPYRKVDLETNSITDQIDYLTADEEDSYVVAQANSKLDENGRFLDDEVVCRFRGNNTVMAKEKMDYMDVSPKQVVSAATACIPFLENDDSNRALMGANMQRQAVPLMNPESPFVGTGMEHVAARDSGAAVIAKHKGRVEHVESNEILVRRLIEEDGKEYEGELDRYPLSKFKRSNTGTCYNQRPIVAAGNVVTKGEILADGPSMELGEMALGRNVVVGFMTWDGYNYEDAVIMSERLVKDDVYTSIHIEEYESEARDTKLGPEEITRDIPNVSDSALKNLDDRGIVYVGAEVNDGDILVGKVTPKGVTELTAEERLLHAIFGEKAREVRDTSLRVPHGAGGIVLDVKVFNREEGDDTLSPGVNQLVRVYIVQKRKIHVGDKMCGRHGNKGVISKIVPEEDMPYLPDGTPIDIMLNPLGVPSRMNIGQVLELHLGMAAKNLGIHVASPVFDGANDDDVWSTIEEAGMARDGKTVLYDGRTGEPFDNRISVGVMYMLKLAHMVDDKLHARSTGPYSLVTQQPLGGKAQFGGQRFGEMEVWALEAYGAAYTLQEILTYKSDDTVGRVKTYESIVKGENITKPSVPESFRVLMKELQSLGLDVKIMDEHDNEIDMHDNEDEDATERKVDLQQKDAPESQKEITD; encoded by the coding sequence TTGGCAGGTCAATTTGTCCAATATGGAAGACATCGTAAACGTAGAAACTACGCTAGAATTTCAGAGGTTTTAGAATTACCGAACTTAATCGAAATCCAAACGAAATCATACGAATGGTTTTTAGAAGAAGGATTACTAGAAATGTTCCGCGACATTTCACCAATTGAAGATTTCACTGGAAATCTTTCATTAGAGTTTGTTGATTATAGACTTGGTGAACCGAAATACGATTTAGAAGAATCAAAAAACCGCGATACAACTTATGCGGCACCACTACGCGTCAAAGTTCGTTTAATTATTAAAGAAACTGGCGAAGTGAAAGAACAAGAAGTATTCATGGGTGATTTCCCATTAATGACAGACACAGGCACATTCGTAATTAACGGTGCTGAACGTGTTATTGTATCTCAATTAGTTCGTTCACCATCCGTTTATTTCAATGAAAAGTTAGATAAAAATGGTCGTACAAATTATGATGCAACAATTATTCCTAACCGTGGTGCATGGTTAGAATATGAAACAGATGCAAAAGATGTTGTGTACGTACGTATTGATAGAACAAGAAAATTACCATTAACAGTTCTTTTAAGAGCTTTAGGTTTCTCAACAGATCAAGAAATCATTGAATTACTTGGTGACAATGAATACTTACGTAACACATTAGAAAAAGATGGTACAGAAAATACTGACCAAGCTTTATTAGAAATTTATGAACGTTTACGTCCTGGCGAGCCACCTACAGTAGAAAATGCGAAAAGCTTATTATACTCACGTTTCTTCGATCCGAAACGTTATGATTTAGCAAGTGTAGGTCGTTATAAAGCAAACAAAAAATTACATTTAAAACATCGTTTATTCAATCAGAAATTAGCTGAACCAATCGTTAATGCTGAAACTGGTGAAATAGTAGCTGAAGAAGGCACTGTTTTAGACCGTCGTAAAATTGATGAAATCATGGATGTTTTAGAATCTAATGCCAACAGCGAAGTTTATGAATTAGAAGGCACTGTAATTGATGAACCTGTAGAAATCCAATCTATTAAAGTTTATGTACCTAATGATGAAGAAGGTCGTAAAACAACAGTAATTGGTAATGCATTCCCTGATTCAGAGGTTAAATGTATAACTCCAGCAGATATCATTGCTTCAATGTCTTACTTCTTTAACTTATTAAGTGGCATTGGTTTCACTGATGATATTGACCATTTAGGTAATCGTCGTCTACGTTCAGTAGGTGAATTGTTACAAAACCAATTCCGTATTGGTTTATCAAGAATGGAACGTGTTGTAAGAGAAAGAATGTCTATTCAAGACACTGACTCAATTACACCACAACAATTAATCAATATTCGTCCGGTTATTGCTTCTATCAAAGAATTCTTTGGTAGCTCTCAATTATCACAATTCATGGACCAAGCTAACCCATTAGCTGAGTTAACGCATAAACGTCGTCTATCTGCGCTTGGACCTGGTGGTTTAACTCGTGAACGTGCTCAAATGGAAGTGCGTGACGTTCACTATTCTCACTATGGTCGTATGTGTCCAATCGAAACGCCAGAGGGTCCAAACATTGGACTTATCAACTCATTATCAAGTTATGCACGTGTTAATGAATTTGGCTTTATCGAAACACCATACCGTAAAGTTGATTTAGAAACTAATTCAATCACAGATCAAATTGACTATTTAACAGCTGATGAAGAAGATAGCTATGTGGTAGCGCAAGCTAACTCTAAATTAGATGAAAATGGTCGTTTCTTAGATGATGAAGTAGTTTGTCGTTTCCGTGGTAACAACACAGTTATGGCGAAAGAAAAAATGGACTACATGGACGTATCACCAAAACAAGTTGTTTCGGCTGCGACAGCATGTATTCCTTTCTTAGAAAACGATGACTCTAACCGTGCCTTAATGGGTGCGAACATGCAACGTCAAGCGGTACCATTGATGAACCCTGAATCACCATTTGTTGGTACAGGCATGGAACACGTTGCCGCTCGTGACTCAGGAGCTGCAGTTATTGCTAAGCATAAAGGTCGCGTTGAACACGTTGAATCTAATGAAATCTTAGTACGTCGTTTAATTGAAGAAGACGGCAAAGAATACGAAGGCGAATTAGATCGTTATCCATTATCTAAATTCAAACGTTCTAATACTGGTACTTGTTACAACCAAAGACCAATCGTTGCAGCAGGTAATGTTGTAACTAAAGGCGAAATCTTAGCAGATGGACCTTCTATGGAACTAGGCGAAATGGCATTAGGTCGTAACGTCGTTGTAGGTTTCATGACTTGGGACGGTTATAACTATGAAGATGCTGTAATTATGAGTGAACGCCTTGTTAAAGATGACGTATATACTTCAATTCATATTGAAGAATACGAATCAGAAGCGCGTGACACTAAATTAGGACCTGAAGAAATCACAAGAGATATTCCTAATGTTTCTGATAGTGCATTGAAAAACTTAGATGATCGAGGCATTGTTTACGTTGGTGCTGAAGTTAATGATGGTGACATCTTAGTAGGTAAAGTAACGCCTAAAGGTGTAACTGAATTAACTGCTGAAGAACGTCTATTACATGCAATCTTTGGTGAAAAAGCTAGAGAAGTTCGTGATACTTCACTACGTGTACCTCACGGTGCAGGCGGTATCGTACTTGATGTTAAAGTATTTAACCGTGAAGAAGGAGACGACACTTTATCTCCTGGTGTAAACCAATTAGTACGTGTATATATCGTTCAAAAACGTAAAATTCATGTTGGTGACAAAATGTGTGGTCGTCACGGTAACAAAGGTGTAATTTCTAAAATAGTTCCTGAAGAGGACATGCCTTATTTACCAGACGGTACGCCAATTGACATCATGTTAAACCCACTAGGTGTACCATCACGTATGAATATCGGACAAGTACTTGAATTACACTTAGGTATGGCTGCTAAAAATCTAGGCATTCACGTTGCATCTCCAGTATTTGATGGTGCAAATGATGACGACGTTTGGTCTACGATTGAAGAAGCAGGCATGGCTAGAGACGGTAAAACAGTACTTTATGATGGCCGTACTGGTGAACCATTCGATAATCGTATTTCAGTTGGTGTTATGTACATGCTTAAACTTGCTCACATGGTTGATGACAAGTTACATGCGCGTTCAACTGGACCATATTCACTTGTAACGCAACAACCACTTGGCGGTAAAGCTCAATTTGGTGGACAACGTTTCGGTGAAATGGAAGTATGGGCACTTGAAGCATATGGTGCTGCTTATACGTTACAAGAAATCTTAACTTATAAATCTGACGATACTGTAGGCCGTGTTAAAACTTACGAATCGATCGTTAAAGGTGAAAACATCACTAAACCAAGTGTTCCTGAATCATTCCGTGTATTGATGAAAGAATTACAAAGTTTAGGATTAGACGTTAAGATCATGGACGAACATGATAATGAAATTGACATGCATGATAACGAAGATGAAGATGCTACAGAGCGCAAAGTTGATTTACAACAAAAAGATGCGCCAGAATCTCAAAAAGAAATCACTGACTAA
- the rplA gene encoding 50S ribosomal protein L1, producing the protein MAKKSKKYQEVASKIDRQKHYSVEEAVALAKETSIANFDASVEVAFRLGIDTRKNDQQIRGAVVLPNGTGKSQRVLVFAKGDKATEAQEAGADYVGEGDYVTQIQQGWFDFDVVVATPDMMGEVGKLGRVLGPKGLMPNPKTGTVTMDVKKAVEEIKAGKVEYRAEKAGIVHASIGKTSFDTDKLVENFKALQDVLTKAKPSSAKGTYFKSVNVTTTMGPGIKVDTSSFKL; encoded by the coding sequence ATGGCTAAGAAAAGTAAAAAGTATCAAGAAGTAGCTAGTAAAATCGACCGCCAAAAACACTATAGTGTTGAAGAAGCGGTTGCATTAGCTAAAGAAACAAGCATTGCTAACTTTGATGCTTCGGTTGAAGTAGCATTCCGTTTAGGCATTGATACACGTAAAAATGATCAACAAATCCGTGGAGCGGTAGTATTACCAAACGGTACAGGTAAATCACAACGTGTATTAGTATTTGCTAAAGGTGACAAAGCAACAGAAGCACAAGAAGCAGGAGCAGATTATGTAGGCGAAGGCGACTACGTAACTCAAATCCAACAAGGTTGGTTTGACTTCGATGTAGTTGTTGCTACACCAGACATGATGGGCGAAGTTGGTAAATTAGGTCGTGTATTAGGACCTAAAGGTTTAATGCCAAACCCTAAAACTGGAACTGTTACAATGGATGTGAAAAAAGCCGTTGAAGAGATTAAAGCTGGTAAAGTTGAATACCGTGCTGAAAAAGCTGGTATCGTCCACGCTTCAATTGGTAAAACTTCATTCGATACAGATAAATTAGTAGAAAACTTTAAAGCTTTACAAGATGTTTTAACAAAAGCTAAACCATCTTCAGCTAAAGGTACTTATTTCAAATCTGTTAACGTAACTACAACAATGGGCCCTGGTATCAAAGTTGATACTTCAAGCTTCAAATTGTAA
- the secE gene encoding preprotein translocase subunit SecE: MAKKENFFQGVKSEMEKTSWPTKEELFKYTVIVVATVVFFLAFFYALDLGIGRIIEIIK, translated from the coding sequence ATGGCTAAAAAAGAAAATTTCTTCCAAGGCGTTAAGTCAGAGATGGAAAAAACAAGTTGGCCTACAAAAGAAGAATTGTTTAAATACACAGTTATTGTAGTAGCAACAGTAGTATTCTTCTTAGCTTTCTTCTATGCCTTAGATTTAGGAATTGGCAGAATCATAGAAATAATTAAATAA
- the rpoC gene encoding DNA-directed RNA polymerase subunit beta', translating into MKIGLASPEKIRSWSFGEVKKPETINYRTLKPEKDGLFCERIFGPTKDWECSCGKYKRVRYKGMVCDRCGVEVTKSKVRRERMGHIELAAPVSHIWYFKGIPSRMGLLLDMSPRALEEVIYFASYVLVDPGPTGLEKKTLLSEAEFREYYDKFPGQFNAKMGAEGIKELLEEIDLDEELKQLRDELESATGQRLTRAIKRLEVVESFRHSGNNPAWMILDVLPIIPPEIRPMVQLDGGRFATSDLNDLYRRVINRNNRLKRLLDLGAPGIIVQNEKRMLQEAVDALIDNGRRGRPVTGPGNRPLKSLSHMLKGKQGRFRQNLLGKRVDYSGRSVIAVGPSLKMYQCGLPKEMALELFKPFIMKELVQREIATNIKNAKSKIERMDDEVWDVLEDVIVEHPVLLNRAPTLHRLGIQAFEPTLVEGRAIRLHPLVTTAYNADFDGDQMAVHVPLSKEAQAEARMLMLAAQNILNPKDGKPVVTPSQDMVLGNYYLTLERKDAVNTGTIYNDTNEVLKAYANGYVHLHTRIGVHARSFNNPTFTEEQNNKILTTSVGKVIFNEIIPDSFAYINEPTQANLEDKTPDKYFVSATELGEGGLAEYFEDKELIEPFNKKFLGNVIAEVFNRFSITDTSMMLDRMKDLGFKFSSKAGITVGVSDIVVLPDKKDILDEHDELVEKVTKQFNRGLITEDERYNRVVEIWTDAKDQIQGELMQSLEKTNPIFMMSDSGARGNASNFTQLAGMRGLMAAPSGKIIELPITSSFREGLTVLEYFISTHGARKGLADTALKTADSGYLTRRLVDVAQDVIVREEDCGTDRGLLVSDIREGTEMIEPFIERIEGRYSKETIRHPETDEIIIRPDELITPDIAKKITDVGIEQMYIRSAFTCNTRHGVCEKCYGKNLATGEKVEVGEAVGTIAAQSIGEPGTQLTMRTFHTGGVAGSDITQGLPRIQEIFEARNPKGQAVITEIEGVVEDIKLAKDRQQEIVIKGSNEVRSYLASGTSRLKVEIGQSVERGEVLTEGSIEPKNYLSVAGLNATESYLLKEVQKVYRMQGVEIDDKHVEVMVRQMLRKVRIIEAGDTKLLPGSLVDIHNFTDANREAFKDRKRPATAKPVLLGITKASLETESFLSAASFQETTRVLTDAAIKGKRDNLLGLKENVIIGKLIPAGTGMRRYRDVEYDKAAPEQEVEESIEFTES; encoded by the coding sequence ATGAAAATAGGACTTGCTTCACCTGAAAAAATCCGTTCATGGTCATTTGGGGAAGTTAAAAAGCCAGAAACAATTAACTATCGTACGTTAAAACCAGAAAAAGATGGTCTATTCTGTGAAAGAATATTCGGACCTACTAAAGACTGGGAATGTAGTTGTGGTAAATACAAACGTGTTCGTTATAAAGGCATGGTTTGTGACAGATGTGGTGTTGAAGTAACTAAATCTAAAGTACGTCGTGAAAGAATGGGTCATATCGAACTAGCTGCACCTGTTTCTCACATTTGGTACTTCAAAGGTATTCCAAGTCGTATGGGACTATTACTAGATATGTCTCCTAGAGCTTTAGAAGAAGTAATTTACTTCGCATCTTACGTACTTGTTGATCCAGGTCCAACTGGATTAGAGAAGAAAACTTTATTATCTGAAGCTGAATTCAGAGAATACTATGATAAATTCCCTGGGCAATTTAATGCCAAAATGGGTGCTGAAGGTATTAAAGAATTATTAGAAGAAATCGACTTAGACGAAGAACTTAAACAATTGCGTGATGAATTAGAATCAGCAACTGGTCAAAGACTGACTCGTGCAATTAAACGATTAGAAGTAGTTGAGTCATTCAGACATTCTGGTAACAATCCAGCTTGGATGATTTTAGATGTACTTCCAATTATCCCACCTGAAATCAGACCAATGGTTCAATTAGATGGTGGACGTTTTGCTACAAGTGATTTAAACGATTTATACCGTCGTGTTATTAACCGTAATAATCGTTTGAAACGTTTATTAGATTTAGGTGCACCTGGCATCATCGTTCAAAACGAAAAACGTATGTTGCAAGAAGCTGTAGACGCATTAATCGACAATGGTCGTCGTGGCCGTCCAGTAACTGGTCCAGGTAACCGTCCATTAAAATCACTTTCTCATATGTTAAAAGGTAAACAAGGTCGTTTCCGTCAAAACTTACTTGGTAAACGTGTTGACTATTCAGGTCGTTCGGTTATTGCAGTAGGACCAAGCTTGAAAATGTACCAATGTGGTTTACCAAAAGAAATGGCTTTAGAATTATTCAAACCATTTATCATGAAAGAACTTGTACAACGTGAGATTGCTACTAACATTAAAAATGCGAAAAGCAAAATCGAACGTATGGACGATGAAGTATGGGATGTATTAGAAGACGTTATCGTTGAACATCCAGTATTACTTAACCGTGCGCCAACGCTTCACAGACTAGGTATTCAAGCATTTGAACCTACACTAGTTGAAGGTCGTGCAATCCGTTTACACCCACTTGTTACTACAGCATATAACGCTGACTTTGACGGTGACCAAATGGCTGTTCACGTACCTTTATCAAAAGAAGCACAAGCTGAAGCACGTATGTTAATGTTAGCAGCTCAAAATATCTTAAACCCTAAAGATGGTAAACCAGTTGTTACACCATCACAGGATATGGTATTAGGTAACTACTACTTAACATTAGAACGTAAAGATGCTGTAAATACAGGTACTATCTACAATGATACAAACGAAGTATTAAAAGCATACGCAAATGGTTATGTTCACTTACACACTCGTATTGGTGTACATGCACGTTCATTTAACAACCCAACATTTACAGAAGAACAAAATAACAAAATTTTAACTACTTCTGTTGGTAAAGTAATATTCAATGAAATCATTCCTGATTCATTTGCATATATTAACGAACCTACTCAAGCAAACTTAGAAGATAAAACACCTGATAAATATTTCGTATCTGCAACTGAACTTGGTGAAGGCGGATTAGCGGAATACTTTGAAGATAAAGAACTTATCGAACCATTTAACAAAAAATTCTTAGGTAATGTCATTGCAGAAGTGTTCAATCGCTTCAGTATCACTGACACATCTATGATGCTTGATAGAATGAAAGATTTAGGTTTCAAATTCTCTTCTAAAGCTGGTATCACTGTTGGTGTATCTGACATCGTTGTATTACCAGACAAAAAAGATATCTTAGATGAACACGATGAATTAGTTGAAAAAGTAACTAAACAATTTAACCGTGGTTTAATCACTGAAGATGAACGTTATAACAGAGTCGTTGAAATTTGGACTGACGCAAAAGACCAAATTCAAGGCGAGTTAATGCAATCATTAGAAAAAACTAACCCAATCTTCATGATGAGTGACTCTGGTGCCCGTGGTAACGCATCTAACTTTACACAGTTAGCTGGTATGCGTGGACTTATGGCTGCGCCTTCTGGTAAGATCATTGAATTACCAATCACATCATCATTCCGTGAAGGTTTAACAGTATTAGAGTACTTCATCTCTACTCACGGTGCGCGTAAAGGTCTTGCCGATACAGCACTGAAAACTGCCGATTCAGGTTATCTTACTCGTCGTCTTGTTGATGTTGCACAAGATGTTATCGTACGTGAAGAAGATTGCGGAACGGACCGTGGTTTACTTGTTTCAGATATCCGAGAAGGTACTGAAATGATCGAACCGTTTATCGAACGTATTGAAGGTCGTTATTCTAAAGAAACAATTCGTCATCCAGAAACAGACGAAATTATTATTCGTCCAGATGAATTAATCACACCAGACATTGCTAAAAAAATTACTGATGTTGGTATCGAACAAATGTATATCCGTTCAGCATTTACATGTAATACTAGACATGGTGTATGTGAAAAATGTTACGGTAAAAACCTTGCTACAGGTGAAAAAGTTGAAGTTGGTGAAGCAGTTGGTACAATTGCTGCCCAATCAATCGGTGAACCTGGTACGCAGCTTACAATGCGTACATTCCATACTGGTGGTGTAGCAGGAAGCGATATCACGCAAGGTCTTCCTCGTATCCAAGAGATTTTTGAAGCGCGTAATCCTAAAGGGCAAGCGGTTATTACAGAAATCGAAGGTGTTGTAGAAGATATTAAATTAGCTAAAGATCGTCAACAAGAAATTGTGATTAAAGGTAGTAACGAAGTTAGATCATATCTTGCTTCAGGTACTTCAAGACTTAAAGTAGAAATTGGCCAAAGCGTTGAACGTGGTGAAGTATTAACTGAAGGTTCAATTGAACCTAAGAACTACTTATCAGTTGCTGGCTTAAATGCTACTGAAAGTTACCTATTAAAAGAAGTACAAAAAGTTTACCGTATGCAAGGTGTTGAAATCGATGATAAACACGTTGAAGTTATGGTAAGACAAATGTTACGTAAAGTACGTATCATTGAAGCAGGTGACACTAAACTATTACCTGGTTCATTAGTAGATATTCACAACTTTACTGATGCTAACCGTGAAGCGTTTAAAGATCGTAAACGTCCAGCGACAGCTAAACCAGTATTATTAGGTATTACGAAAGCTTCTCTTGAAACTGAAAGCTTCTTATCAGCTGCTTCATTCCAAGAAACAACTCGTGTACTTACTG
- the rplK gene encoding 50S ribosomal protein L11, translating into MAKKVEKVVKLQIPAGKANPAPPVGPALGQAGVNIMGFCKEFNARTQEDAGLIIPVEISVYEDRSFTFVTKTPPAPVLLKKAAGVEKGSGEPNKNKVASVTKDQVREIANTKMQDLNAADEEAAMRIIEGTARSMGITVD; encoded by the coding sequence GTGGCTAAAAAAGTAGAAAAAGTAGTTAAATTACAAATTCCTGCAGGTAAAGCAAATCCAGCACCACCAGTTGGACCAGCATTAGGTCAAGCAGGTGTGAACATTATGGGATTCTGTAAGGAATTCAACGCACGTACTCAAGAGGATGCAGGTTTAATCATTCCAGTAGAAATCAGTGTATATGAAGATCGTTCATTTACATTCGTTACTAAAACACCACCTGCGCCAGTACTACTTAAAAAAGCAGCTGGAGTTGAAAAAGGTTCAGGCGAACCAAACAAAAACAAAGTTGCTTCAGTAACTAAAGATCAAGTACGCGAAATTGCTAACACTAAAATGCAAGACTTAAACGCTGCAGACGAAGAAGCAGCAATGCGTATTATCGAAGGTACTGCTCGTAGTATGGGTATAACTGTAGACTAA
- the rplJ gene encoding 50S ribosomal protein L10, which produces MSAIIEAKQQHVDVIADQLKNSVSTVIVDYRGLSVSEVTELRNQLREAGVEYKVYKNTMVRRAAEKAGIEGLDEFLVGPTAVATSTEDVVAPAKVLAGFAKEHDALEIKTGVMEGNLISAEEVKTVGSLPNHDGLVSMLLSVLQAPVRNFAYAVKAVGEQQEESAE; this is translated from the coding sequence ATGTCTGCTATCATTGAAGCAAAACAACAACATGTTGATGTTATAGCTGATCAACTTAAAAACTCAGTTTCAACTGTTATCGTTGACTATCGTGGTTTAAGCGTATCTGAAGTAACAGAATTACGTAACCAATTACGTGAAGCTGGTGTTGAGTACAAAGTATACAAAAATACTATGGTACGTCGTGCAGCTGAAAAAGCAGGTATTGAAGGTTTAGACGAATTTTTAGTTGGACCTACAGCTGTTGCTACTTCAACTGAAGATGTTGTTGCGCCAGCAAAAGTACTTGCAGGATTCGCAAAAGAACATGATGCGTTAGAAATTAAGACAGGCGTTATGGAAGGTAACTTAATCTCAGCTGAAGAAGTTAAAACAGTTGGTTCTTTACCAAACCACGACGGTCTTGTATCTATGCTTTTATCTGTATTACAAGCTCCAGTACGCAACTTCGCTTATGCGGTTAAAGCTGTTGGAGAACAACAAGAAGAAAGCGCTGAATAA
- the nusG gene encoding transcription termination/antitermination protein NusG, translated as MSEEVGAKHWYAVHTYSGYENKVKKNLEKRVESMNMTEQIFRVVIPEEEETQVKDGKAKTLTKKTFPGYVLVELVMTDESWYVVRNTPGVTGFVGSAGSGSKPNPLLPDEVRYILKQMGLKEKTIDVEVEVGEQVTIKSGPFANQVGEVQEIEADKFKLTVLVDMFGRETPVEVEFDQIEKL; from the coding sequence ATGTCTGAAGAAGTTGGCGCAAAGCATTGGTATGCAGTGCATACGTATTCTGGATATGAAAATAAAGTTAAAAAGAATTTAGAGAAACGTGTAGAATCTATGAATATGACAGAACAAATTTTTAGAGTTGTCATACCAGAAGAAGAAGAAACACAAGTGAAAGATGGTAAAGCAAAAACATTAACTAAAAAAACATTCCCTGGTTATGTGTTAGTTGAATTAGTAATGACTGACGAATCATGGTATGTAGTAAGAAATACACCAGGAGTAACTGGGTTTGTCGGTTCTGCTGGATCAGGTTCTAAACCGAATCCATTATTACCTGATGAAGTGCGCTACATTTTAAAACAAATGGGCTTAAAAGAAAAAACTATCGATGTAGAAGTTGAAGTCGGTGAACAAGTAACTATCAAATCTGGACCTTTTGCTAATCAAGTAGGTGAGGTTCAAGAAATTGAAGCCGATAAATTCAAACTTACAGTGTTAGTAGACATGTTTGGTAGAGAAACTCCTGTCGAAGTAGAATTTGATCAAATCGAAAAATTATAA
- the rplL gene encoding 50S ribosomal protein L7/L12, with the protein MANQEQIIEAIKEMSVLELNDLVKAIEEEFGVTAAAPVAAGGAAGGADAAAEQTEFNVELTSAGSSKIKVVKAVKEATGLGLKDAKELVDGAPSVVKEGLSKEDAEALKSQLEEVGASVELK; encoded by the coding sequence ATGGCTAATCAAGAACAAATCATTGAAGCAATTAAAGAAATGTCAGTATTAGAATTAAACGACTTAGTAAAAGCAATTGAAGAAGAATTTGGTGTAACTGCAGCGGCTCCAGTAGCAGCTGGCGGTGCTGCAGGTGGCGCTGACGCTGCTGCAGAACAAACTGAATTTAACGTTGAGTTAACTTCAGCTGGTTCATCTAAAATCAAAGTTGTTAAAGCTGTTAAAGAAGCAACTGGCTTAGGCTTAAAAGATGCTAAAGAATTAGTAGACGGAGCTCCAAGCGTAGTTAAAGAAGGTTTATCTAAAGAAGATGCTGAAGCACTTAAATCTCAATTAGAAGAAGTTGGCGCTTCAGTAGAATTAAAATAA
- a CDS encoding class I SAM-dependent methyltransferase, with protein sequence MSHYYDENPEIESDEITFTYSYDQHNLKLTTDSGVFSKGKIDFGSDLLIRTFLKSNPPGPKKKIVDVGCGYGPIGLMIAKCAPHHEVTMVDVNERALTLAKKNKKSNHIDNAEIFKSDGLTQTINKNYDAIVTNPPIRAGKQVVHRILEDAYSKLKTNGSLYVVIQKKQGMPSAKKKMEETFSNVEVIDKSKGYYILKSVKVDFEV encoded by the coding sequence ATGAGTCATTATTATGATGAAAATCCTGAAATTGAAAGTGATGAAATAACATTTACATACTCCTATGATCAACATAACTTAAAATTAACGACCGATAGTGGCGTATTTTCAAAAGGGAAGATTGATTTTGGTTCAGATTTATTAATTAGAACTTTTTTAAAATCTAATCCTCCAGGTCCTAAAAAGAAAATCGTCGATGTAGGGTGTGGTTACGGCCCGATCGGTTTAATGATTGCTAAATGTGCACCACATCACGAAGTTACAATGGTAGATGTTAACGAACGTGCGCTAACTCTAGCTAAAAAGAATAAAAAAAGTAATCATATAGATAATGCAGAAATTTTTAAAAGTGATGGTTTAACGCAAACTATTAATAAAAATTATGATGCTATTGTTACTAATCCACCAATTAGAGCTGGAAAACAAGTAGTGCATCGCATATTAGAAGACGCTTATAGTAAATTGAAAACTAATGGTTCCTTGTATGTCGTAATACAAAAGAAACAAGGTATGCCATCTGCGAAGAAGAAAATGGAAGAAACTTTTAGTAACGTTGAAGTCATTGACAAAAGTAAAGGATATTACATTTTGAAAAGCGTGAAGGTTGATTTCGAAGTGTAA